Within Xiphophorus hellerii strain 12219 chromosome 10, Xiphophorus_hellerii-4.1, whole genome shotgun sequence, the genomic segment cttttctcaCCCAGTCTGAATTAGCGGTCCAGGCAACAGTAGATGAGACGCTTGACATTCGACTTCTTGACGTCTGTGACCTTGTGAAGACCTGATGACAGGATGAAACAGtgagaaagcagaaaaataaacagagtgTGAGCAGCGAGGTATCTGCTGTACCTCGTGGTCTCTTTCTGAGTTGGACTCCGTGTCGCTGGCTCCATTGATGGCACCACGGTGAGGTGGTGTTGCCGGAGAGCTTGACCGAGGCAAGGCAATCATTGTTCCATCTTCGCTTACCTGAGATTTCTCCGTAATCTTATCAATTCCTGAAACAACATGAGCTGTTACTTCCtgctgagagaaaaaaaggatgcCTGACTGGAAATCTGTGGCCTGACTTGAAAATGGAAGTCCTCCATCAAATCTGACTAgtattttgaagaattttgcaAAGAAGGGGGTACAAACATTTCAGTAGATATGTAAAGTTTGTAGAAGACATACACAATGGCCTTGAAGATGTGATTGCAGAGTTTCTACATAACCTCGGGGGTTCTAAATAAACgtaagccacacttttcagacacacaaaaaagtttaaaacccATGTCTCACTAATCTTCCAATGTTCACTTTAATTTGTTGCTTCTAGTGCTCTAACTTACCTCTTTCTGGtcatattactttaaaatttgtCCAttctttcacaatttttttcAGACTCAAGTTGGCATggtcatattttaatttacactTTTATGGTTGGtttataattttgttcttttcagatTACAGATCCCAGCATAGCAGTTTTAAGCTTTCCATTATGAATTTCTTTGGCGTTTTcttgtctttaaataaatttctgtcactggagctttttttgttttgttaccattTTATTTCACCTTCTCATTTAtcaaagttgcaaaaaaaaaaaagaaaaaaaaaagagtattttaGAACTTATTAACTTATTGTCTATTTATTCTTGGCAGTTTCTTCCCTACCTGGAGTGGCCTCTAAGGTGGCTTTGAGTGTCCCGGGCTCAGCAGGTGCAGCAGGTCTGGAACCCTCCATGGACTCCCCATCTGTGGAGTTTAGGCGGGAGATCCcagacttcttcttcttcttctgcaaagTTTTCTGAATGGATCCCTCATCCGTGGGGAGGTTGGCTAGCTGGTGGAAAACGTTCCTCTTACGAATGATGGCATACACCAGGTTGAAGTTACCTGTGGGGAAGGTTTCAGACGTCAAAAGGGAGCCCCAAATGCAGCTGCACTCACAAGATCCCATTGTTGTTCTAACCATCAAACTGATACTGGATGATGTTGTTGAAGACCTCCAGGAGGAAGAAGACCAGGTTGTGGTTCTGAGGTGCAGATAGGAGGTACCAGGGCATGGAGAAGGCCTCCAGCAGGTGGAGCAACTTGTTGGCAGCCACCATTGACAGGCTCTTTAGGTAGGGTGAAACTACAGAGGTAGAAAATGTGCTTACATCAACTCTCCACTATGGGGCAGCATTGTCTACAGGCATACTTACTGTTTACAATTATGGTGAGCAGGCAATCAAACAGAGGATGGAGACGCTGGTGTCCACAggtaattattttgtgaaaaatctaAACAAGAAGGGACATAAATATGACTCTTGGTAATACTGAGAGCATATTATAATCTAAagctggaaaatacaaaaaataataataatttgtagaATCTGCCAGTTTGAGTTCAGCTTCAGTAAGCTTTTcagatttgaaaagaaaaccaaccttttaagcattttctgttttaatgttgtgaaatatttgtaaagcacaGGTTGTTAAGCTTTAGCAGACTGGTAATCTCTTAGTCAAGTAAAGTAGGTCTCTCACAACTATGAGCAGGTCAGCGTGGGTTCCTGTAAAAACAGGAATGTCCATGGGGACCCGGAGCGTGTACGGTTTATTCAGTCGAACACCAAAGTTTCTCTCTccgctcagcagcagcaggatgaaCACGCCAATGTGCATGAGGCCCACCCGAGCTGCACACAAACATGAAGGGCTTTTAGAAGTTTGTGCGGTTTTGAAGAATTTTAGAACTTTTAGAGCAGATCAGTGTCTCACACTGATCTGCTCTGGCATCATTCAGGTAGAACAGGATGGGAACCAGCATCTCCAAGACGTCGCTGCTCTTTAGAACGAAGAACAGGAATTTCTGCAACATGCAGAAACAGTCATGTTAGTGAGTTAAACCAACAGGTTACActatgaaaaatgaaaagaacacaatttaaaaatgcaagaagCCTCGCACTTTGTTAAAATCACAGCACTTCCAGAACAGAATTAGAAGCTCCTGGTGGAAATGGATCTTCTTGGTGGATCGTGGAAGGTACGTCTGGATCAGAGGGTTGTTGAGCAGCTGAGCAAAACCTCGTAGGACAAAACTCAAATCCTGTTGAACCAATACAGAGAATATGCTAAAACTTCCAATCAGAAATGTTCTATTTGTGGATAAAATTGAAGGTTTACAGTTTGGTACCTCCTCCCTGTGGATCCTCGAGAGGTAATTCACAAAGAGGTTGTCAGGTCCAGCTGGCTgtatattaaaacaaaagtatattaaaaaattttaattcttcATTTCAACTTATATACTTATTTACatgattttctgtttgacttatgttaaatgttttgagaGATTGACCATGCACTTGCAGAAATAGGTAAGATTAGgaactaaaattaaattagttaagtaatattttttttttttagctgtgttGATACTTCTTTAATGTACCTTTAACAAGTTTCTTTCACACTGTTTGCTGTATAGGTTAGAGTGTAACTTTTTTCCAGCAAAATGGCAACAATAACATTTATCCATGATACCTCTAATTCCTCAAGTGGATTGGATGAGGAGGAGTCCAGCGCCTGGAGGGCAGCGCTCACAGCCGACCCAGTCTCGTGCTCCAGGGTGACAATCAGGACCTGTAGCGCCTGCTCCACTAGCTGCTCTCGGTAGTCTGAGAACAGCAGATGGTTGTACGGGATACCGTATCCCACTGGGTCGTAGGAACAGACCACGTTCAACAGGGATGTGAAGAGTGGCAAGGCATGTCTGAAGCAATGGCACACAGATAATCCTGGTTTTTATAACAGAGCATCTATAAACTGAAGAGGTTTAGAGATGGAAACTGTAAATAGTACAAGACCAAtataagttgtttttatatacAAGAGAAAAACAGTGAAGGTTCTGGAGTGAAAATCTCAGCCTCTGGACCATAACATTATTGAGCCAATTTGGGGATATCTTAAACATGCAGTTCATGCAAGAAGAGCTAAGAATATGAAGGAACTGAAGGACATTTTCCAAGAGGAATTGAAAgttctttgcatttttacactttaaaatgcTTACTGTTTTCACTGCACCTGCAAAAATAATCCATAATCCACTaggacaaaataacaaaagcaaTCAGTCTTCTTCTGCACtgcagtcaaataaaataaatggtaaatgcTCAAAAAGCACAGATTTAGACATAGACTATCTTGATGTGGCTTTTTTTAGCCATGCCCACCTGTTTTCTGCAGAACAGAAGAAGGAGACCCAGGGGTTAAGCACTTGGCTGTCAGACAAAGGAGAAAGATACATGGCTTCAGAGAAGCAAGTGAgaagcagcttcagcagctctgTCCTGCAAACACACAATGAATCTAGCATCAAAACAACAGCAGTCAAAAAAATCATAAAGTGGGAAAAAGCAATATTAATTAAATAGCACGTTACTAAACTCAATAAATCCCTGTAGTGGTGAGCAATGTAGCAGATTTTTATGGAAGCAATCAGTTTAATGGTAAAGGACTGTTAATAATCTCTAAACTGATTTATTACAAATTGCCCTCACCTTACTTATTAGTTTATACTGACTGTGTGGGTTCATCTTACCCAAATTATCACAAAGCAAAGTTTTAGTGTCTTATTTCTccaccccaccccacccccggtttaaagtaaaatatgtcCATCACCTTTTTAGGAAAGCAGCTAAACAGGTAAAATCCAGCTTGCAGTCTCACCTGTTCAGGTCATGGATGTAATTCAGGGGAGGCGACTGAGCAAAGCCCACCCCGGCCTCCCAGATGTACTCACAGCTATCTATGGATCGCATTTCCTCTGAGGCATCCTAAAGCAAAACaagagtttaaaaacattatagTTTGAGATACTGTATATACTGAATTAATATGTGGAGGATGATTCTCTACCAAAGGTACAGTGTTACTTGTGACGTCATGCTCAGTCATAATGTTAAACTGTAGTATGAACCAGCACAGAGCACAACATAAAATATTCCTTATTGttaaaggcaaaaaataaagaaggtCTACAAAGGTTCTGCATTTGAACACTTGGACCATGTTAATAATGGTTAATCAGCAAACAGAACGAGCCGAGTACTCTGCTGACATTATCTGGCTTTGACACCTCGGCGCAGataactgcagctttaagaataGAAGTGATGAGGTGTTTCTGTAAGTTATCTGACAAAAGGGCACACAGCCGCATGCTGTATTAAACTTCTCCAGTGGCATAACCGAAATACGCTGTCCAATAAGTGAAAcctaaaaaacaataaagctgcTAGTTAGTAATAAAGTTCCGATAATACTTGTCAAAGCAGCAGATTTGGAAAGGAAGATCTGAAAATGTTCTAAGTTACATGAATATGTCTAAACATTATGAATTAGTTacttcaaacatgtttttttaatagaaagcaaaatcaaacaaacaacatttagaagaaaatattttactattttacatAACATGTGGGAGGGAGTAGTCATTTATTAAATCCTACCCCATCACAATATGGATGGGGTCTATTGGATATGGATCTATTAACTATAGATATAGTTCTATAGTTAATCGAACTATATTGAAGTTCTATTAACATTGATATAGTTAATAGAATAATGTcaatttttgttaaagaaatgtaaagtagaatatttcaacacataaaaaatttgaggaaaataaattttatatttaatttctaaCTACCAGTGACCCTCAAAATTTcactataataaaaaaagcaaaaacattctTAGACATTCAATTATATAAAAATTCTATTATACCAACTCCAACATGCCAAAATTGGACAAATATCAGCACAGAGCCATGGATACAAAAGTTGACTATAAAAGAGACAATGGCCCTACAAATCTCTctgtatgaaaacaaaaacattaaataaaaaataaatactaaattaaaaCTAAGTTAATttataccaaaaacaaaaaagcaacggcctgaccaaaaacaaaaaaagcaacgaCCTGACACATGACCTTAAATTGAGTTGATTCAATTCATTTAGATGTCTAGAATGGCAACATTTAAGCTAATATACCTCCAATGAAACTGCCTTGTTAGAATTATATTCTCGTTTATTTTCAGGTAAAATATTAATCCAACACTTCACCAACTCAAaccacatttttttatataggtGTTATTTCTTTTCCACTTCCTTCCATGTTGAAtccataaacaaaacattttctactcCAATTGCATATCGGTTTATTTCCTTTGATGGTTTAGTATTATTGATAAATAATACAGATAGATAACCACAACAAGGTAAACTTTTGACCAAAAGTGTGTATCTAAAGTTAGTGTAATTTTAAGACTAAACATTAGACCTTTTTATACTGATAGCGGTTCTGATCCCCCATGCAATCAAACTGACTCTTATAAAATGACACCTGATCAAACTGAAATATCTACGTATGACTTAACCTTCTGCTGATAGATAACATTATTTATCGACCCTGAGGTACCAGACAGAAGCTGGCTA encodes:
- the hid1b gene encoding protein HID1b isoform X1, which encodes MGNADTKLHFRKAVIQLTTKTQPVEATDNMFWDQFWAECSIAIQDVFALVPAAEIRAVREESPSNLATLCYKAVERLVQCADSGCPSEKERQIVLNCTRLLTRILPYIFEDADWRGFFWSTIPGTKKSGSLDEGADENEARPLAESLLLTIADLLFCPDFTVQSHKKNNPDASEEMRSIDSCEYIWEAGVGFAQSPPLNYIHDLNRTELLKLLLTCFSEAMYLSPLSDSQVLNPWVSFFCSAENRHALPLFTSLLNVVCSYDPVGYGIPYNHLLFSDYREQLVEQALQVLIVTLEHETGSAVSAALQALDSSSSNPLEELEPAGPDNLFVNYLSRIHREEDLSFVLRGFAQLLNNPLIQTYLPRSTKKIHFHQELLILFWKCCDFNKKFLFFVLKSSDVLEMLVPILFYLNDARADQSRVGLMHIGVFILLLLSGERNFGVRLNKPYTLRVPMDIPVFTGTHADLLIVIFHKIITCGHQRLHPLFDCLLTIIVNISPYLKSLSMVAANKLLHLLEAFSMPWYLLSAPQNHNLVFFLLEVFNNIIQYQFDGNFNLVYAIIRKRNVFHQLANLPTDEGSIQKTLQKKKKKSGISRLNSTDGESMEGSRPAAPAEPGTLKATLEATPGIDKITEKSQVSEDGTMIALPRSSSPATPPHRGAINGASDTESNSERDHEVFTRSQTSRSRMSSVSSTVAWTANSDWMLSWKSRLPLQTIMRLLQVLVPQVEKICIDKGLTDESEILRFLQHGTLVGLLPVPHPILIRKYQANSGTAMWFRTYMWGVIYLRNVDPPIWYDTDIRLFEIQRI
- the hid1b gene encoding protein HID1b isoform X2; amino-acid sequence: MFWDQFWAECSIAIQDVFALVPAAEIRAVREESPSNLATLCYKAVERLVQCADSGCPSEKERQIVLNCTRLLTRILPYIFEDADWRGFFWSTIPGTKKSGSLDEGADENEARPLAESLLLTIADLLFCPDFTVQSHKKNNPDASEEMRSIDSCEYIWEAGVGFAQSPPLNYIHDLNRTELLKLLLTCFSEAMYLSPLSDSQVLNPWVSFFCSAENRHALPLFTSLLNVVCSYDPVGYGIPYNHLLFSDYREQLVEQALQVLIVTLEHETGSAVSAALQALDSSSSNPLEELEPAGPDNLFVNYLSRIHREEDLSFVLRGFAQLLNNPLIQTYLPRSTKKIHFHQELLILFWKCCDFNKKFLFFVLKSSDVLEMLVPILFYLNDARADQSRVGLMHIGVFILLLLSGERNFGVRLNKPYTLRVPMDIPVFTGTHADLLIVIFHKIITCGHQRLHPLFDCLLTIIVNISPYLKSLSMVAANKLLHLLEAFSMPWYLLSAPQNHNLVFFLLEVFNNIIQYQFDGNFNLVYAIIRKRNVFHQLANLPTDEGSIQKTLQKKKKKSGISRLNSTDGESMEGSRPAAPAEPGTLKATLEATPGIDKITEKSQVSEDGTMIALPRSSSPATPPHRGAINGASDTESNSERDHEVFTRSQTSRSRMSSVSSTVAWTANSDWMLSWKSRLPLQTIMRLLQVLVPQVEKICIDKGLTDESEILRFLQHGTLVGLLPVPHPILIRKYQANSGTAMWFRTYMWGVIYLRNVDPPIWYDTDIRLFEIQRI